A single Montipora foliosa isolate CH-2021 chromosome 7, ASM3666993v2, whole genome shotgun sequence DNA region contains:
- the LOC138010544 gene encoding uncharacterized protein produces the protein MLLSIPPTYLLRLAKERMSTNSTGVCTVGVRALRNAARAQRCTCKFCKRQLAAEDIAIHEQECGEIPLQCSTCTEKIARKHMKDHVCPNEVVTCSCGASLRRKEMERHQEQHCPCLPAPCPLACGLDLARKDIPFHMINCPMRVLKCNVPGCNEETRHSEMVPHKRENVAKHLELYAVEEQRKAWSLKEASASTEIVSKSAVFLTWVVPVDWKWPIASHPIQAFNRQWRIVLTRGRLWLQYFRGADIIRVAIAFFIQKKENDAKRVYISRGHIKLKERRGHGFILPSAFSEGTKILVNCRIIELAAFLAEKP, from the exons ATGCTGCTCTCTATCCCCCCAACTTATCTACTTCGTTTAGCCAAGGAAAGAATGTCAACAAACAGCACTGGAGTGTGTACGGTCGGAGTACGAG CTCTCAGAAATGCAGCAAGAGCTCAACGTTGCACCTGTAAATTTTGCAAACGACAACTCGCAGCTGAGGATATTGCAATTCACGAACAGGAATGTGGTGAGATTCCTCTGCAATGTAGTACTTGTACTGAAAAGATTGCGAGGAAACACATGAAAGACCATGTTTGTCCCAATGAAGTAGTAACTTGTTCTTGTGGAGCCAGCTTGAGGAGAAAGGAAATGGAGCGTCACCAAGAACAGCACTGTCCGTGTCTTCCAGCTCCTTGTCCGTTAGCGTGTGGATTGGATCTTGCAAG AAAAGATATTCCATTCCACATGATAAATTGCCCAATGCGTGTGTTGAAGTGCAATGTGCCTGGCTGCAATGAAGAGACCCGACATTCGGAAATGGTGCCACATAAGCGAGAAAATGTGGCCAAGCACTTGGAATTATATGCCGTGGAAGAGCAGAGGAAAGCTTGGTCTTTGAAGGAA gcCTCAGCTTCCACGGAAATAGTAAGCAAAAGTGCTGTCTTTTTGACTTGGGTGGTCCCCGTTGACTGGAAATGGCCCATAGCTTCACATCCAATTCAAGCATTCAATCGGCAGTGGAGGATTGTTCTGACGAGAGGAAGATTGTGGCTGCAGTATTTTAGGGGAGCTGACATTATACGAGTTGCTATAGC GTTTTTCatccaaaagaaagaaaacgatgCAAAGAGAGTGTACATCAGCCGGGGTCACATCAAGTTGAAGGAGCGGAGAGGCCATGGCTTTATACTACCATCAGCATTTTCGGAGGGAACAAAAATCCTAGTTAATTGCCGTATAATTGAATTAGCGGCTTTCCTGGCAGAGAAACCTTAA